In Pleuronectes platessa chromosome 5, fPlePla1.1, whole genome shotgun sequence, a single genomic region encodes these proteins:
- the ubash3bb gene encoding ubiquitin associated and SH3 domain containing Bb produces MAAKDDLYSKILPRRLRQNRPGSVKCNSNLDVLLSMGFPRPRALKALVSTGGRSVQAACDWLFSHVDDPFLDDPLPREFVLYLRPSGPLQNQLSHFWQQSRVTCGKNKAHNIFPHITLCQFFMCADHKAEALCEALQATVQQWRGRFPSPLPLELYTSSNFIGLFVEEQVADILKQFAADFATEATRKAEVHVEPHKKQLHVTLAYNFPTDHLASLEKLAKGIEVKLGCDWLAVLFSRDIRFANHETLRVMYPYMPQNEDELELVPGDFVFMSPVDQSSTSEGWVYGTSLATGLSGLLPENYVSFADESDTWVFHGSHSFFSCGPSDKSSKERGMFDGLLDSRRPDNTSPGDTPTLSLICHPMQVLRISSGHSRQSKRTLFVCRHGERMDVVFGKHWLSLCSDSKGRYVRSNLNMPPSLPLWGGQRDYDMDTPLTVFGSTQAQVVGEALLESNTVIDFVYCSPSLRCVQTAQNILKGLQQDGKVKVRVEPGLFEWTKWVSGNSLPAWIPPADLAAANFSVDTLYRPLIPVSKLTVSESYENYMSRSYQVTKDILSDCKNTGNNVLIVAHASSLEACTRQLQGRSPQSAKDFIQVVRKIPYLGFCSSEEQGDTGVWQLVDPPILPLTHGPNHTFDWRETLLQD; encoded by the exons ACTAAAAGCTCTGGTATCAACAGGAGGCCGGAGTGTGCAAGCAGCATGTGACTG GCTGTTTTCCCATGTGGACGACCCGTTCCTGGATGACCCACTGCCCAGGGAGTTCGTCCTCTACCTGCGGCCCAGTGGACCACTTCAGAACCAGCTCTCCCACTTCTGGCAGCAGAGTCGAGTCACTTGTGGCAAAAACAAAGCCCACAACATTTTCCCTCATATCACTCTCTGCCAGTTCTTCATG TGTGCAGACCACAAAGCAGAAGCTCTATGTGAGGCCCTCCAGGCCACCGTACAGCAATGGCGAGGTCGTTTTCCGAGCCCGCTGCCTCTAGAACTGTACACATCCTCCAACTTCATTGGTCTCTttgtggaggagcaggtggccGACATCCTCAAGCAGTTTGCGGCTGACTTTGCCACAGAGGCTACAAGGAAAGCAG AAGTTCATGTGGAGCCTCACAAGAAGCAGCTCCATGTGACTCTGGCCTACAACTTCCCCACTGACCACCTCGCCTCACTCGAGAAACTGGCTAAAGGCATCGAAGTCAAGctgggctgtgattggctggctgTCTTGTTCTCCCGGGACATTCGTTTTGCTAACCATGAG ACGCTGCGGGTGATGTACCCCTACATGCCTCAGAATGAGGATGAGCTGGAGCTGGTTCCCGGGGATTTTGTCTTCATGTCTCCAGTGGACCAGAGTAGCACCAGTGAGGGCTGGGTGTACGGGACCTCACTGGCCACCGGGCTTTCTGGCCTGCTGCCAGAAAACTACGTCAGCTTTGCTGATGAATCCGACACTTGGGTCTTTCATGG CTCCCATTCCTTCTTCAGTTGTGGGCCCAGTGACAAGAGCAgtaaggagagagggatgtttGATGGACTGCTTGACAGCCGACGCCCTGATAACACGAGTCCTGGAGACACGCCCACCCTTAGTCTCATTTGTCATCCAATGCAG GTCCTGCGGATCAGCAGTGGTCATTCTCGGCAGTCCAAGCGCACACTTTTTGTCTGCCGGCACGGTGAGAGGATGGACGTGGTCTTTGGCAAACACTGGCTCTCCCTCTGCTCAGACAGTAAAG GTAGATATGTACGTTCCAATCTGAACATGCCTCCCAGTTTGCCTCtgtggggggggcagagagactATGACATGGACACTCCTCtcactgtgtttggatccaCACAGGCTCAAGTAGTGG GTGAGGCCCTACTAGAGAGCAACACAGTGATAGACTTTGTGTACTGTTCTCCCTCTCTGCGATGTGTTCAGACTGCACAGAACATCCTGAAAG gTCTGCAGCAGGATGGTAAAGTGAAGGTGAGAGTGGAACCAGGGCTTTTTGAATGGACCAAGTGGGTTTCTGGGAACTCCCTGCCTGCATGGATACCCCCGGCTGACCTGGCTGCTGCCAACTTCAGTGTGGACACATTGTACAG ACCCTTGATCCCAGTCAGTAAGCTCACTGTGTCTGAGTCGTATGAGAACTACATGAGTCGAAGCTACCAAGTGACCAAAGATATCTTGTCGGATTGTAAAAACACTG GAAACAACGTGCTGATTGTAGCCCACGCTTCTTCCTTAGAGGCCTGCACCCGCCAGCTGCAGGGCCGCAGCCCGCAGAGCGCCAAGGACTTCATCCAAGTCGTTCGAAAG ATCCCCTACCTGGGCTTCTGCTCCAGTGAGGAGCAGGGGGACACAGGGGTGTGGCAGTTAGTGGACCCTCCCATCCTGCCACTCACACATGGACCAAACCACACATTTGACTGGAGGGAGACACTTCTGCAAGATTGA